Proteins encoded together in one Cervus canadensis isolate Bull #8, Minnesota chromosome 7, ASM1932006v1, whole genome shotgun sequence window:
- the LOC122445030 gene encoding arylacetamide deacetylase-like 2 isoform X1: MGYKTLCFGLTCILFAYYIYTPIPENIEEPWKVRTTDAAIKITSLMATLLEKIGLKRFDELFSMLMKLDYTLPISDENVTVMDITFSDIPVRLYLPKRKSASQRPAVIFVHGGAFVLGSCKLAALDLLNRQTAKNLGAVVVGVDYRLGHQYQFPVAHEDVVSVVKFFLQDKILAKYGVDPARVCISGDSAGGLIAAAVAQLIQNDPEFKNKLKAQALIYPSLQVIDIAIPSQRENEHGLILSKKLGIELACLYLTQDKALPQAMMKNQHMPHGSRHLFKLVNWSIFLPEKYKKNHVYTEPILGRLNPSYSALLDSRLSPLAVNDSQLQNLPLTYILTCQYDLIRDDGLMYVSRLQNVGVKVSHDHMEDGIHGALSFMASPINLQLGIRIKDKYINWLEENL; the protein is encoded by the exons ATGGGGTACAAAACTCTGTGCTTTGGACTGACTTGTATCCTCTTTGCTTATTATATTTATACACCAATACCAGAAAACATTGAAGAACCCTGGAAAGTAAGGACCACTGATGCTGCTATAAAAATAACTTCACTTATG GCTACATTATTGGAAAAAATAGGTCTTAAAAGATTTGATGAATTGTTTTCCATGTTAATGAAACTGGACTACACACTACCAATTTCAGATGAAAACGTTACAGTGATGGATATAACCTTTAGTGATATTCCAGTACGTTTGTACTTGCCTAAGAGGAAGTCAGCAAGCCAGAGACCAGCTGTAATTTTTGTTCATGGTGGTGCCTTTGTTTTGGGAAGTTGTA aattAGCAGCTTTGGACCTCCTGAATAgacagacggcaaagaatcttgGTGCTGTCGTTGTGGGAGTGGA TTACAGATTAGGTCATCAATATCAATTTCCTGTTGCCCATGAAGATGTCGTTTCTGTGGTCAAATTCTTTCTACAAGATAAGATTCTTGCAAAATATGGAGTGGATCCCGCTCGAGTCTGTATTTCAGGTGATAGTGCTGGGGGTTTAATTGCAGCggcagtggctcagctg atacaGAATGATCCAGAATTCAAAAATAAGCTGAAAGCACAAGCTTTAATTTACCCCAGCTTACAGGTCATTGATATCGCCATTCCttctcaaagagaaaatgaacatgGTCTAATTCTGTCAAagaaactgggaatagaacttgCATGCCTGTATTTGACTCAGGATAAAGCACTCCCCCAGGCAATGATGAAAAATCAACACATGCCTCATGGTTCAAGGCATCTGTTCAAGTTGGTTAACTGGAGTATCTTCCTTCCTGAGAAGTATAAGAAGAACCATGTATATACAGAACCAATTCTTGGAAGACTTAATCCTTCGTATTCAGCACTTTTGGATAGTAGGTTATCACCCTTGGCAGTCAATGATTCCCAGTTGCAAAATTTGCCCTTAACTTACATCCTCACCTGTCAATATGATCTTATAAGAGATGATGGACTTATGTATGTCTCACGACTTCAAAATGTTGGAGTTAAAGTTTCTCATGACCATATGGAGGATGGAATCCATGGAGCTTTATCATTCATGGCTTCACCAATTAATTTACAGCTAGGCATTAGAATAAAAGATAAGTATATTAATTGGCTAGaagaaaatctataa
- the LOC122445030 gene encoding arylacetamide deacetylase-like 2 isoform X2 codes for MLMKLDYTLPISDENVTVMDITFSDIPVRLYLPKRKSASQRPAVIFVHGGAFVLGSCKLAALDLLNRQTAKNLGAVVVGVEYFRCRLLLFSLPVASDTVATPWTAAFQAFLSFTNFCYRLGHQYQFPVAHEDVVSVVKFFLQDKILAKYGVDPARVCISGDSAGGLIAAAVAQLIQNDPEFKNKLKAQALIYPSLQVIDIAIPSQRENEHGLILSKKLGIELACLYLTQDKALPQAMMKNQHMPHGSRHLFKLVNWSIFLPEKYKKNHVYTEPILGRLNPSYSALLDSRLSPLAVNDSQLQNLPLTYILTCQYDLIRDDGLMYVSRLQNVGVKVSHDHMEDGIHGALSFMASPINLQLGIRIKDKYINWLEENL; via the exons ATGTTAATGAAACTGGACTACACACTACCAATTTCAGATGAAAACGTTACAGTGATGGATATAACCTTTAGTGATATTCCAGTACGTTTGTACTTGCCTAAGAGGAAGTCAGCAAGCCAGAGACCAGCTGTAATTTTTGTTCATGGTGGTGCCTTTGTTTTGGGAAGTTGTA aattAGCAGCTTTGGACCTCCTGAATAgacagacggcaaagaatcttgGTGCTGTCGTTGTGGGAGTGGA atattttagatgtagattgttgttgttcagtctcccagtcgcATCTGACAcagttgcaaccccatggactgcagcattccaggccttcTTGTCCTTTACCAACTTCTG TTACAGATTAGGTCATCAATATCAATTTCCTGTTGCCCATGAAGATGTCGTTTCTGTGGTCAAATTCTTTCTACAAGATAAGATTCTTGCAAAATATGGAGTGGATCCCGCTCGAGTCTGTATTTCAGGTGATAGTGCTGGGGGTTTAATTGCAGCggcagtggctcagctg atacaGAATGATCCAGAATTCAAAAATAAGCTGAAAGCACAAGCTTTAATTTACCCCAGCTTACAGGTCATTGATATCGCCATTCCttctcaaagagaaaatgaacatgGTCTAATTCTGTCAAagaaactgggaatagaacttgCATGCCTGTATTTGACTCAGGATAAAGCACTCCCCCAGGCAATGATGAAAAATCAACACATGCCTCATGGTTCAAGGCATCTGTTCAAGTTGGTTAACTGGAGTATCTTCCTTCCTGAGAAGTATAAGAAGAACCATGTATATACAGAACCAATTCTTGGAAGACTTAATCCTTCGTATTCAGCACTTTTGGATAGTAGGTTATCACCCTTGGCAGTCAATGATTCCCAGTTGCAAAATTTGCCCTTAACTTACATCCTCACCTGTCAATATGATCTTATAAGAGATGATGGACTTATGTATGTCTCACGACTTCAAAATGTTGGAGTTAAAGTTTCTCATGACCATATGGAGGATGGAATCCATGGAGCTTTATCATTCATGGCTTCACCAATTAATTTACAGCTAGGCATTAGAATAAAAGATAAGTATATTAATTGGCTAGaagaaaatctataa